The Flavobacterium faecale genomic sequence TATCATATTTAGAATTTGAAGCTAAATTATTTAGACATTCAGGATCTTTCTTTAAATCATACAGCTCCTCTTGCGGTCTTTTTTCATAGCACATTATAAATGGCAAACTTTCATGGGGTAGGTTTTTGGTATATTCTTTCGTCGGACTTTCATCTGTATCTCTGTAATCTGCTTCAGGATTTCCAGAAGGCCATCTTTCTGGGTGAAAATTATAAGAATAAACAAAGTCTTTATTATGAATGCTACGTACTGGATATCCCCATCCGTTGGGTCTACTTGGGTCATTTCTTTCACGTCCTGTGATGACATTGTCTCTGGATTTGCTAGCATTATTATTAAAGATATCGACTAAACTTTTACCTTCAATTTTTTGCATTCCACTACCCTTTTCTTTAATATTTACAATTTCAAAAACAGTAGGTGCAATATCTGTAAAGCTTGCAAAATCATTGACAACTCTTCCTGGTTTTTCAATCTTATTAGGCCATTTTACAGCGAAAGGAATACGAGTTGCAAAATCAAAAGGATGCCCTTTGTATCTAGGAAACGGCATCCCATTATCGGAAGTTACAATAATGATGGTATTCTCCAATTCTCCTAAACTTTCTAGGTGGGCTAATATTTTACCTAAATGATTATCATAGTGTTCTACCTCAACAGCATAATCCAAAATATCATTTTTCACAACTTCAGAATCTCCCCAAAAAGTAGGAAGGAAATCTACATCAGATAATTTTTTTCCGTTTTTATTTACTCCCGACTTATACTCGTAACTTCTGTGTGGCTCTTTGCAACCATACCAAAAGAAAAAAGGAGTGTCTTTTGGTTTATTAGCCATAAAAACTTTAAAATTCTCTGCATAATCTATTTTATTGATACCCGCAGCAGGAACATTCTTGTTTAGTATTTTATTATATTCTTTGCCTGTCAACTCTCTAACTTTTCCTTTTTCGAATACACCTGGCCCCCAGCCTTTTCCTGTAAAACCAGTAGCATAGCCATTCTCACCAAGAACTTCAATAAAACTTTTGAATTTATCCGGCCAAACAGGCGTTAGGTTTGCGGCATTTTCTATCTGCCACGGGTTTCTACCAGTCACAATTACAGCTCTAGAAGGCGAACATTTACTGCTTGGGGTAAACATATTGTTAAAAAGCAACCCTTCTTTTGCAACTTTATCAAAATTGGGCGTTTTTAAAAACTTGTAGCCATAAGCACTAGCGTGCGACATATCATCTGCTATGGCAAACAATATATTAGGTCTTTTAGTTTGACCAACCATTACCTGATTCGTTAGTACAACAAGAAGTAGTACTAATTTTAATTTTATATACATAGGATCTATATTTATTATTTTATTCGTCTTTTTCAGCTTTTCCATTTTTCCCACCTTTTCCGCTTTTTTCTTTTCCTCCATAAACAGCCATATATTTGTTGGCCAATTCTGTTACTTTGGCAGGGTTTGCATTAGCAAGATTTACCAATTCTGTAGGGTCTTTTTTTATGTTGTATAATTCCCATTTGCCGCCGTTGCGCTGAACAATTTTAAAATCACCCGCTCTAAACATTCGAAAATCTTTGACACCCGAAATAAAATAGTCTGGTTCTTTACGCTCTTTTCCATTAAAAATGGGTACTAAAGAACTTCCTTGTAGCGGAATCGTTTTGAATCCTTTTATTGTAGCTGGATACTGGATATTCATTAAATCTAAAAATGTTGGTGCGATATCTACAACATGACCCGGCTGATCAGTGATTGTATTTGGCTTAATCTTATTTGGCCAATAGGCGATAAAGGAAGTACGTCCGCCGCCTTCATATCCCGACTGTTTAAATTGTCTGAAAGGTGTGTTTCCTACGTTTGCCCATGATGTACGTAAACTCCAATACGAATTTGCAGGACCTGGTTCAACGTCTTTAATCAAATTCGAATAAAAAGGACAAGCTCCATTATCACTTAAAAAAAGTACTATGGTATTTTCTAACTTTCCTTCTTTTTCTAATTTTTTCAGGACACGGCCTATATTTTGATCCATTCTATCTATCATGGCTGCATATACAGACATTTCTAAATCAAGAGAATCCTTTTTAGCCTCTGACAAACTAGACCATGGAGAATAATTAGAATAATCGGTAACAAACGGACCTCTATGTTTGTTTAAATTATTCTCAGGAGGACTCAATTTATAATCTTTGGAAATAACGCCTAATTTTTGCATTTTTTCATAGCGCTCTTCTCGTACTTTATCCCAACCCTTTTTATATTTCCCTCTGTACTTTTTAATATCTTCTGGTCGTGCCTGCAAAGGGTAATGTGCTGCGTGATAAGGTAAATACAAAAAGAAAGGTGTGTCTTTTTTGCTACACGTTTCGTCCAACCATTTTAAAGCATAATCCGTCATAAAATCGGTTTTATACAAAGGCGAAATTTCATGCTCAATTTCTTTTGGGTTTAACTTTTTACTTCCTTCGTAAAAAGGATGCGAAAATTCACCAGATGGAGGTACAAAATACTCTGTTGTTGACGTAAAATGTAACGAACGGTCAAAAGCATTTTCCGCCTTACAATAATCGGGTATCCAAGTATTAAAGTGCTCTTTACCACTCATAATCGTTGAATAACCTGCTGTTTTAGCTAAACTGGCTAAATGAACGGCTCCATTTCCACCAGAATACAAACCAGTTAACAAGGAAGATCTAGTTGCAGCACATTTTGCCATATTGTAAAAGGTAGTAAATCGTAAACCTCCATTTGCCAAACGATCAATATTGGGGGTTTGAATTTCTGCACCATAAGCACCAATGTCTGAAAAACCGATATCATCAGCCATAATCAGAACGATATTGGGTTTCTTATCCTTGCTTTGACCAAAAGAGTTAATTGTTATTATCGAAAGAATTACTGCTAGCAAAATTCTTTTTGAATTAATATATATAGTATTCATGCTTATTGTATTTAAAATATTAAAATAAAGTAGACACTCCGTCGTTTCGAATTTCTAAATAGGTTTTCATCATTGATTTAATTCGATTGGCTTGCTCTGGTTTATTGATCAGATTTTCTGACTCTTTTTCCTGTACATTATCTTTAAGGTTGTACAGTTCTATTGGAGTAAGTTCTCCTAAAGCCTTCATGCCT encodes the following:
- a CDS encoding sulfatase family protein; the encoded protein is MYIKLKLVLLLVVLTNQVMVGQTKRPNILFAIADDMSHASAYGYKFLKTPNFDKVAKEGLLFNNMFTPSSKCSPSRAVIVTGRNPWQIENAANLTPVWPDKFKSFIEVLGENGYATGFTGKGWGPGVFEKGKVRELTGKEYNKILNKNVPAAGINKIDYAENFKVFMANKPKDTPFFFWYGCKEPHRSYEYKSGVNKNGKKLSDVDFLPTFWGDSEVVKNDILDYAVEVEHYDNHLGKILAHLESLGELENTIIIVTSDNGMPFPRYKGHPFDFATRIPFAVKWPNKIEKPGRVVNDFASFTDIAPTVFEIVNIKEKGSGMQKIEGKSLVDIFNNNASKSRDNVITGRERNDPSRPNGWGYPVRSIHNKDFVYSYNFHPERWPSGNPEADYRDTDESPTKEYTKNLPHESLPFIMCYEKRPQEELYDLKKDPECLNNLASNSKYDKVKKELHKELFEELKIQNDPRMFGNGDVFDSYEGEARTKKYLQLAKDFKAGVKSENLEKQ
- a CDS encoding arylsulfatase, translated to MNTIYINSKRILLAVILSIITINSFGQSKDKKPNIVLIMADDIGFSDIGAYGAEIQTPNIDRLANGGLRFTTFYNMAKCAATRSSLLTGLYSGGNGAVHLASLAKTAGYSTIMSGKEHFNTWIPDYCKAENAFDRSLHFTSTTEYFVPPSGEFSHPFYEGSKKLNPKEIEHEISPLYKTDFMTDYALKWLDETCSKKDTPFFLYLPYHAAHYPLQARPEDIKKYRGKYKKGWDKVREERYEKMQKLGVISKDYKLSPPENNLNKHRGPFVTDYSNYSPWSSLSEAKKDSLDLEMSVYAAMIDRMDQNIGRVLKKLEKEGKLENTIVLFLSDNGACPFYSNLIKDVEPGPANSYWSLRTSWANVGNTPFRQFKQSGYEGGGRTSFIAYWPNKIKPNTITDQPGHVVDIAPTFLDLMNIQYPATIKGFKTIPLQGSSLVPIFNGKERKEPDYFISGVKDFRMFRAGDFKIVQRNGGKWELYNIKKDPTELVNLANANPAKVTELANKYMAVYGGKEKSGKGGKNGKAEKDE